From Sporosarcina sp. Te-1, the proteins below share one genomic window:
- a CDS encoding rhodanese-like domain-containing protein codes for MGWILLIVVVALLIWRIMPAKGVRTISTEELKGMLKDKSKQFVDVRTPGEYKRQHIKEFKNIPLHELNAKMIHLDKTKETIVICQSGMRSSKAAALLKKAGFADVLNVRGGMGAWHE; via the coding sequence ATGGGTTGGATCCTGTTAATCGTAGTTGTCGCCCTCCTCATATGGCGAATAATGCCTGCAAAAGGAGTGCGCACCATTTCGACAGAAGAGCTGAAGGGAATGCTGAAAGACAAGAGCAAGCAATTCGTAGATGTACGGACCCCGGGTGAATACAAGCGCCAACACATTAAGGAGTTCAAGAACATTCCTCTCCATGAGCTGAATGCCAAAATGATTCACTTGGATAAAACAAAGGAAACCATCGTCATTTGCCAAAGTGGCATGCGCAGTTCAAAAGCCGCAGCCTTGCTGAAGAAGGCCGGTTTTGCCGACGTATTGAACGTCAGAGGCGGGATGGGGGCTTGGCATGAATAA